A part of Thalassophryne amazonica chromosome 3, fThaAma1.1, whole genome shotgun sequence genomic DNA contains:
- the LOC117507829 gene encoding gastrula zinc finger protein XlCGF8.2DB-like has protein sequence MNNSEQQSCSNWDKTHTQKGTVKIHMKSHTVQKPFSCSECGQRFGLKGNLKTHVRIHSGHKPFGCSECGKRFGQKSDLKKHMIIHSGHKPFACCECGQRFGLKSYLNRHMRIHSGHKPFGCSECGKTFGQKSDLKKHMIIHTGTKPFGCSGCGKRFGQKSNLKTHMIIHTGHKPFGCSECGQRFGQKDNLTTHMIIHTGHKPFPCSECGQRFGQKGNLKTHMRIHSGHQPFGCSECGKRFGQNSDLKTHMIIHPIHQPFCLVTYGFGIVDWPQHELNELDTKTRKMLTLRKVT, from the exons atgaacaactcagagcaacagagCTGTTCTAATTGGGATAAAACACATACACAGAAAGGCACTGTGAAAATACACATGAAAAGTCATACAGTacaaaaaccatttagctgttctgaatgtggtcaaagatttggactaaagggcaacctgaaaacacacgtGAGAATTCATTCAGGAcacaaaccatttggctgttctgagtgtggtaaaagatttggacaaaagagcgatctgaaaaaacacatgataattcattcagGACACAAACCATTTGCTTGttgtgaatgtggtcaaagatttggactaaagagctacctgaacagacacatgagaattcattcaGGAcacaaaccatttggctgttctgagtgtggtaaaacatttggacaaaagagtgatctaaaaaaacacatgataattcatacaggaaccaaaccatttggctgttctgggtgtggtaaaagatttggacaaaagagcaatctgaaaacacacatgataattcatacaggacacaaaccatttggctgttctgagtgtggtcaaagatttggacaaaaggacaACCTgacaacacacatgataattcatacaggacacaaaCCATTTccttgttctgaatgtggtcaaagatttggacaaaagggcaacctaaaaacacacatgagaattcattcaGGACaccaaccatttggctgttctgagtgtggtaaaagatttggacaaaacagcgatctgaaaacacacatgataattcatccaATACaccaaccattttgct tggtgacctatgggtttggcatagtagactggccacagcatGAGCTTAATGAGTTAGATactaaaaccaggaagatgctcaccctccgcAAAGTTACAtag